One Bos indicus isolate NIAB-ARS_2022 breed Sahiwal x Tharparkar chromosome 10, NIAB-ARS_B.indTharparkar_mat_pri_1.0, whole genome shotgun sequence DNA window includes the following coding sequences:
- the LOC109564864 gene encoding ribonuclease pancreatic: MALKSLVLLSLLVLVLLLVRVQPSLGKETAAAKFERQHMDSSTSAASSSNYCNQMMKSRNLTKDRCKPVNTFVHESLADVQAVCSQKNVACKNGQTNCYQSYSTMSITDCRETGSSKYPNCAYKTTQANKHIIVACEGNPYVPVHFDASV; this comes from the coding sequence ATGGCTCTGAAGTCCCTGGTCCTGTTGTCGCTGTTggtcctggtgctgctgctggtgcGGGTCCAGCCTTCCCTGGGCAAGGAAACTGCAGCAGCCAAGTTTGAGCGGCAGCACATGGACTCCAGCACTTCCGCTGCCAGCAGCTCCAACTACTGTAACCAGATGATGAAGAGCCGGAACCTGACCAAAGATCGATGCAAGCCAGTGAACACCTTTGTGCACGAGTCCCTGGCTGATGTCCAGGCCGTGTGCTCCCAGAAAAATGTTGCCTGCAAGAATGGGCAGACCAATTGCTACCAGAGCTACTCCACCATGAGCATCACCGACTGCCGTGAGACCGGCAGCTCCAAGTACCCCAACTGTGCCTACAAGACCACCCAGGCGAATAAACACATCATTGTGGCTTGTGAGGGAAACCCGTACGTGCCAGTCCACTTTGATGCTTCAGTGTAG